From one Lysinibacillus sp. G4S2 genomic stretch:
- the rpoE gene encoding DNA-directed RNA polymerase subunit delta, with protein sequence MNFREMTKEQLTEESLINLAYAILNEKRASVSFNDLLTILQEFTGYSDEEMKARLLQFYTDLNVDGRFLFNQEAGWGLREWYKVEQIEEETAPSVKTHKKKSKAALEDEEDLEEDLEEEDIDFDEDYEEFVEEDELDEDNDKEDIDFEEEEDIEDIDEEIDEDFVDEDEDEFEDEEEEN encoded by the coding sequence ATGAATTTTCGTGAAATGACAAAGGAACAATTAACGGAAGAATCGTTAATTAACTTAGCTTATGCAATTTTAAATGAAAAACGTGCCTCAGTGTCTTTTAATGACTTATTAACAATACTTCAAGAATTTACAGGCTATAGCGATGAAGAAATGAAAGCTCGCCTACTACAATTTTACACAGATTTAAATGTAGATGGCCGCTTCTTATTTAATCAGGAGGCTGGTTGGGGCTTACGTGAATGGTATAAAGTTGAACAAATCGAAGAAGAAACAGCTCCTTCTGTTAAAACTCATAAGAAAAAATCTAAAGCTGCCCTTGAAGATGAAGAAGATTTAGAAGAAGATTTAGAAGAAGAAGATATTGACTTTGATGAAGACTATGAAGAATTCGTTGAAGAAGATGAGCTAGATGAAGATAATGATAAAGAAGATATTGATTTTGAAGAAGAAGAAGATATAGAAGACATCGATGAGGAAATCGATGAAGACTTTGTTGATGAAGATGAAGATGAATTTGAAGACGAAGAGGAAGAAAACTAA